In the genome of Streptomyces sp. SAI-127, the window GACTCCCGGCCGACTGGCCGCTGTTGGTCGACTCGGCCGTGGTCGACCTGCCGTACGTCCTGGTCGGCAGCGGGCGCCGACGGGGCAAGCTGCTGGTACCGGGGAAGGCCTTCGCGGAACTGCCGGGCGCGGTGGTGCTGGAGGGACTCGGCATCGCCTGATCAGACGGGTAACGGCTAGACCTCGGGCTCGGTGCGGTCCTGGCCTCGGGCTGGAGGGTGCCGGTCTCGGGCCGGTGGGGTCCTGGTCTCGGGCTGGAGGGTTCTGATGTCGGACCGGAGAGTCCTGGCATCGGGCGCCGGTGGGGTCCTGGTCCAAGGCCGGGGATGCTGGCATCCAGCACTCTCCAGCCCTGCGCGGAGTGTGTGCCGCGCACCGCGGCGGAGTGCTCGGCGGCGGGCACGCCCTCTGGCTGGAGGGGTCCTGATTTCGGATTGGAGGGCCCTGGCCTCGGGTGCCTGCCCGAAGTGCGTGCCGCGTGCCCCGACGCGGTGCTCGGCGGCGGCCACGCCGGTGGGGTCCTCATCTCGGGCCGAAGGGTCCTGGCCTCGGGTCGGGGGTGCTGACCTCGGGCTGGCGGGGTCGCTTGCGTCGGGCCGGAGGGTCCTGGCCTCGGATCGGGGGGGGCTGATCTGAGGGCGGAGGGCCTGGCCTCGGCCGGGAGGGTCCTGCTCTCAGGCCGGCGCGTGGTGGGCCAGGGCGTGATGTGGGTCCGCCTCGCCCGGGACCGGTGCCGGGTCGGCGTGTACCAGGGCTGCGGTGAGGCGGGGCACCGCGTACAGCAGGGCGTGCTCGGCCTCGACGGCGACCGCGTGCGACTGACGCACCGTCATCTCCCCGTCCACCACGACCGCCACCTCCGCCCGCAGCCGGTGCCCGATCCAGCGCAGCCTCAACTCACCCACCCCGCACACACCTTCGACCTCCCGCAGCGCACCCTCGGCCCGGTCCACCAGCTCCGGGTCGACGGCGTCCAGCACGCGCCGGAACACCTCACGTGCCGCGTCCCGCAGCACCAGCGCGATCGCGGCGGTGATCGCCAAGCCCACGATCGGGTCGGCGAGTTGCCAACCCAGGGCCGAGCCGCCGGCCCCGATGAGCACGGCCAGTGAGGTGAACCCGTCGGTGCGGGCGTGCAGTCCGTCCGCCACCAGTGCGGCCGAACCGATGTCCCGGCCCACCCGGATGCGGTAGCGGGCGACCCACTCGTTGCCCGCGAAGCCCGCCAGCGCGGCCGCGGCGACCGCCGGGAGGTGCGCCACGGGACGCGGATCGAGCAGCCGGTCGATCGCCGCCCACGCCGCGAAGGCCGCGCTCGCGGCGATCGTCAGCACGATCACGATGCCCGCGAGATCCTCGGCACGGCCGTAGCCGTACGTGAAACGGCGGGTGGCCGCGCGCCGGCCCAGCACGAAGGCGATGCCCAGCGGTACGGCGGTCAGCGCGTCCGCCGCGTTGTGCACCGTGTCGCCGAGCAGCGCCACGGACCCGGACACGGCCACGACGACCGCCTGCATCAGGGCCGTGACACCCAGCACCGCCAGCGAGACCCACAGGGCGCGCATGCCGCGGGCGGAGGACTCCAGGGCGGAGTCGAGTTTGTCGGCGGTCTCGTGGGAGTGGGGGGTGAGGACGTGCGCCAGGCGGTGGCGGAGGCCGTGGCGTTCGCCCTCGTGCCCATGCGGAT includes:
- a CDS encoding cation diffusion facilitator family transporter yields the protein MSNHEHGHGPGHGHPHGHEGERHGLRHRLAHVLTPHSHETADKLDSALESSARGMRALWVSLAVLGVTALMQAVVVAVSGSVALLGDTVHNAADALTAVPLGIAFVLGRRAATRRFTYGYGRAEDLAGIVIVLTIAASAAFAAWAAIDRLLDPRPVAHLPAVAAAALAGFAGNEWVARYRIRVGRDIGSAALVADGLHARTDGFTSLAVLIGAGGSALGWQLADPIVGLAITAAIALVLRDAAREVFRRVLDAVDPELVDRAEGALREVEGVCGVGELRLRWIGHRLRAEVAVVVDGEMTVRQSHAVAVEAEHALLYAVPRLTAALVHADPAPVPGEADPHHALAHHAPA